GGTGGCGGTGTTGGGCTGAATATCTGGCAACACCAGGGAGTCGTCTGTTTCGCCGGCCTCCATACCCACTTTCATTAAGTATTCCGTAATGGACTTACGCAAGAATTTAAATTCTTCATCGTGGTTCATTGCGGTGCGATCGCGGGGCCTGGGAATGTTGATTTTAAATTCTGGTCCGAGTGAAGCGCGTGGGCCGGGGTTTAAAGGTATCACCCGGTCTGCTAATAAAATGGCTTCGTCAACATCGTTGGTGATAAGAACAATAGTTTTCTTTTCCTGCTGGGAAATAGTTTCAATCTCATCCTGCAGCTTGGAGCGGGTAAGGGCGTCTAACGCTGAGAGCGGTTCGTCAAGCAGAATCATTTCAGGCTGCATGGACAGCGCACGAGCCACGGCAACACGCTGGCGCATACCGCCGGAAAGTTCTGCCGGTCGACGATCTGTTGCGTGCGACAGGCCCACCATCTGGACGTAACGCATAATGTGTTCGTGGCGTTTCTTTTTTGGCCAGCTTCCAAACACCTGATTAACGGCGAGTTCAATATTGCCGTACACTGTGAGCCAGGGCATCAGTGAATAATTTTGAAAAACCACGCCGCGTTCGGGGCTTGGCGAAGTTATAGCTTGCCCTTTAAAAAGCACTTCGCCGGAGTCGGCAGAAATAAGCCCCGCCATGGTGGAAATTAACGTGGTTTTGCCGCTTCCGGAAAAGCCTACAATGGCAACAAACTCTCCATCTTCAATTTCAAGGTTAATATCCGATAACACTTCAGTGACATTTTTACCGGACCCGTAATTTTTGTGAACATTCTTAAATTCGAAAATAGCCATGCTTACCTCCTTATCGCTTGTCGCCAAAGGTAAACAGGTTTTGCAGGGTGAACATAATTCGATCCAGCAAGAAACCGATGATACCAATCGTGAGTACTGCAACCATAATGCGTCCAAGCGAATTGGAGCTGCCGTTTTGGAATTCATCCCAAACGAATTTACCGAGGCCAGGGTTTTGCGCTAGCATTTCGGCGGCGATCAATACCATCCAACCCACGCCCAGTGATAAGCGTAAGCCGGTAAAAATAAGCGGCAAAGAAGAGGGTATGACTAACTTAGTGACTTTGGTAAACCAACCTAACTGCAAGACTTTACCCACATTCATGAGATCTTTATCGATAGACGATACGCCTAACGCAGTGTTGATCAATGTCGGCCACAACGAACACAAGGTTACGGTAATCGCTGAGTTTAAAAATGATTTACTGAACCAGGCGGAATCGCTGGTTACATAGGTCGCGCTTACAATCATGGTTACGATGGGTAGCCATGCGAGCGGCGAAACCGGCTTAAATATTTGGATAATAGGGTTCATTGCGGCGTTAAAGGTCGAACTCAAGCCGCAGAAAATACCGAGAGGTACGGCAACCAGGGTCGCAATCAAAAAACCCATAAAAACCGTTTTAATACTGGTCCATATTTGGTCGATGTAAGTGGGCGCACCGGTGTATTCACGGTATTTGATTTTGTCCAACTTACCTTGTTCGCGATATTTCGCGTTACGTTTTTCCTGACGATCATAAAAAGCGGTAGCCTTTTCACGCTGGTATACGTGGTCTTCCCACAAACCGACGGCCTGCTCGTAAACTGCGCTTGGGCCTGGAATAGTGCCTAAACTGGTGACTACCTTACTTGAGAGTTGGCCCCAGAGAGTCAGAAAAACAATAAATGCCACAATGGGAATACCCATCACCAGCCACAATTGTTTAAGTTGCTCCTTGGGCTCTTCGCCCGATGCGAGGCGTGCCAGTGGAACGAACCAAGTGAAACCGGAAACTTCCAATACATTAATTACTTTGTTCATGATAAATCCAACCCGTAAATACTCGTTTGTGTTTTTAAAAAACGTCACCCTTGCTGGCAGCCCGAATAAATACCTATTTATTACAAGCTAAAAAAAGCGGTGGCAAGCCACCGCCAAGACGGGTGATCTTATTTTTTTACAACACCTTTTTCTGTCACTTTTTCTCCGGCTTTCAAACCAATGGGGAACTTGGCTAAGTAGTCATTGGGTTTGTGGCCGTCGTAGGTGATGTTGTCGATAAATTCCGTTTGTGGTTCTCGGTAGCCATCGCTGCCAAAGGGGAAATCTTTTTTCTTCACTTTGCCTTCGGCAATGAGTAATTCAGCAGCCTTCATATAAATTTCCGGCTTATAAACTTTCTTGGCGATGTCTTGATACCAGCTGTCGGGCTTGTCTTCGCCAATTTGACCCCAGCGACGCATTTGAGTGAGGTACCAGACAGCATCTGAGTAGTAGGGGTAATTCGCAAAGTAGCGGAAGAACACATTAAAGTCGGGCACATCGCGCACGTCGCCTTTTTCGTATTCAAAAGTACCCGTCATGGAATTGGCGATAACCTTGTAATCCGCGCCTACGTAATTTGGTTTAGCAAGAATTTTTACAGCTTCTTCACGGTTTACATTGTTATTTTCATCGAGCCACTGCGCGGCACGAATCAGCGCTTTTACCACAGCGAGATGCGTATTGGGGTATTTTTCCGCCCAGGCGTTGGAAACACCGAAGACTTTTTCGGGGTTGTTTTTCCACACTTCGTAATCGGTAATTACGGGCACGCCAATACCCTTGAAAACCGCTTGCTGGTTCCAGGGTTCTCCCACGCAGTATCCATATATGGTGCCAGCTTCAAGAGTCGCCGGCATTTGTGGAGGCGGGGTGACCGAAAGCAGAGTGTCTGCGCCAATTTGACCGACAGTACCCGACGCACCGGGTCCGTAAAAACCGGGCTGAAGCCCGCCAGCGGCAAGCCAGTAACGTAATTCATAGTTGTGGGTGGAGACCGGGAATACCATTCCCATATTGAAAGGCTTGCCATCGGCTTTGTATTTATCGACGACCGGTTTTAAGGCGCTGGCACTGATAGGATGCACCGGCTTGCCGTTTTTCATCGGAATATTCGGTTTCATCTGCTTCCAGATTTCATTGGAAACTGTAATTCCGTTACCGTTGAGGTCCATGCTAAATGCCGTGATGATGTGTGCCTTGGTACCGTAACCAATTGTTGCACCGAGTGGCTGGCCAGCAAGCATGTGCGCACCATCGAGCTTGCCATCAATCACGCCGTCGAGCAGTACTTTCCAGTTGGCTTGCGCTTCCAAAGTCACGAAAAGGCCTTCGTCTTCAAAAAAACCTTGCTCATAGGCGATAGCAAGGGGAGCCATATCCGTAAGTTTGATAAACCCAAAGGTGAGTTCGTCTTTTTCCAGTTCGAGTTCTTTCGCGAAACTTCCAGAGCTGAATGCACTGATGGCAGTTATAACGGCGGCAGCACTGAGGCGTTTGATCTTCTGCGAAAGAGAAAAATCTTGTCTCATGTTCATATCCCAATTGATTTGTAGTTTGTTGGCGGGTAGATCGCGATACAGCTGCGACCCGATTGGTTCAAAAACGGTGCATTTCTGAAATTGAATAAAAATTCAGTGCCCGAATTATTAAAACGCTACCGTCACTTCGCAAAACTCTTGCCAAACGCGACATTTTTGTAATAAATTTAAATAAATCAGTAGTTTAAGTGATTAATCGTGGAAGGTCGGTGCAGTGTTAATTTGGCTTTATGCACGCTATTGGTGATTATTGTGCTGTATTTAAGAACACTAATGTAATCATCACCGCGTTGTTGTGGTAACAAAGTGATGCTTTTGTCGGGTTTGGTTGATTCTTATTGGTGCATTAGTTGGGTGAGAGATCCTAGAATACAAAAAAACCGCCCTGCAATTGAATTGCAGGACGGCTTTTTTTTAAACTGTTAGATCGAATTTTGGATGTGGATGCGTTAGGAAATCACATTAAAAGCGATACGGCGTTTATCCATATCGACACTTTCTACTTTAACCTCGACCTCGTCTTCCAAGCGGTACACAGTTTCGCCTACCTGCAAGGTCATACGTTTTGCATCGAAGGTTTTCTCAGAATTTTTGGGGAATAGAATGAAGCCATCGACCCCGTGCTCCAACAAGCGAGCACCAAATCCCTGTTGCGTCACAATGCGAATTTTCGCTTTGCCGATATAGCCAATCAGCTCCTGCTCGGCATATTGACAGATCAGCCATTGCTGCAGTTCGCGCTCTGCTTGACGACCGTTGCCGAGGTTTTCGCTGAGTCGATTGATATAATCGTCATTGGCGGGTCGGAACTTGTTGCCCTGTAAATGGCTCTGGATAGCCCAATGGTTGAAGAGATCGGCAAAGCGCCGAATAGGCGAGGTAATAGTTGCGTAATGAGACATTCCGATGCCCAAGTGGCCTGCAGGCGTGGTTGCCAGTTCGCTGGTTGGCATCATGCGTCTTAAGGCGGGTACCAAACATTGTTTATCAGTGTCACTACTCAAACTGTTAATCAAATGGGTGAACCCTTCGAGAGATGTAATGTCGTCGCCGGGGATTTCCTCTTCCTTAAGCAGCGCTTTGACCTCGCCCAAGCGATCTTCGCGGAACCCGGAGTGCGTCGTAAACACACCTGAATTGAATTCGGCGAGGTACATCCCTGCACAGTGGTTGGTGGCGAGCATCGCCTCTTCCACAATCTTATGGGCGGCGCTGCGCTCTCTGACATGAGATTTGCAAATTTTGCCCTTGTCGTTAAGTTCAAAGAAATATTCAGTTTGATCGGGAGTTACCAGGTTGTGGCTGGTACGGTAAGCGAAGCGCAATTCGCTGAACGCTGCCAATTGCTTCAACTGCGCGGCAATTTCGGGGTCGTTGCTGGTTTCATCGTAGCTGGGTGCATCATCACTTAAAAAGCTGCCTACCGCATTGTAATTGAGTTTGGCTCGGGACTTTATCAGTGCGCGGCTAAATTCAAACCCGGAAATCGCACCGTCTTTTTGCACGGTCATACTGCAACACAATACGGGACGTGTTTCGTTTGGCACCAGAGAAAAACAATCGTTGGCCAGTGGCTCCGGCAACATCGCAATAACACCACCCAATAAATAAAGGCTTTGTGCATTGCGATGGCTACTTTGCGCGAGCGGTGAATTTTGGGAAATGAAGCTGGCGGGGTCGGCTATCGCCACTTTAAGCTCATAGCGGGTTTCACCCTCAGTATCGAGGGTTTTTAGCGTTATCGCATCATCCATATCGCGGGTACTTTCTGAGTCAATAGTAATAAAGGGTAAATCGCTCAGATCGGTACGATCACTGCCAAAACTTGCGCTGTTAAATAGTTGCCCAATTTCAGCAACCTGTTTTTGTACCTTGTCGTTGTAACGCGGCACCAAGTCATACTTTGCGGAAACAAACAAGCGCTCAATATGTGGGTCTTCTTCCTGGCCGATGCGCTCTAAAATTCTCGCAGAGGCTTTGCCATCTTGATAGGGGTGTTGTAACAGCTTTGCCACCACCATGTCACCTTCTTTACAGCGGTTGCGACCTTTGGGGGGGATAAATATCCAGCGGTTTATCGGTGAGGATTTCATGCCTGGCGCCGCGCCCAAAGGCACTACGAAATGACCCTTTTTTGTAATACGGTATTGCCCAAGAAAACGGTCTAAAGATTGCTCCAATAATGATTCGAGTGTCGCCTCCAACTGATCTTTGCTATTT
The DNA window shown above is from Alteromonadaceae bacterium 2753L.S.0a.02 and carries:
- a CDS encoding nitrate/nitrite transport system permease protein, with amino-acid sequence MNKVINVLEVSGFTWFVPLARLASGEEPKEQLKQLWLVMGIPIVAFIVFLTLWGQLSSKVVTSLGTIPGPSAVYEQAVGLWEDHVYQREKATAFYDRQEKRNAKYREQGKLDKIKYREYTGAPTYIDQIWTSIKTVFMGFLIATLVAVPLGIFCGLSSTFNAAMNPIIQIFKPVSPLAWLPIVTMIVSATYVTSDSAWFSKSFLNSAITVTLCSLWPTLINTALGVSSIDKDLMNVGKVLQLGWFTKVTKLVIPSSLPLIFTGLRLSLGVGWMVLIAAEMLAQNPGLGKFVWDEFQNGSSNSLGRIMVAVLTIGIIGFLLDRIMFTLQNLFTFGDKR
- a CDS encoding nitrate/nitrite transport system substrate-binding protein, producing the protein MRQDFSLSQKIKRLSAAAVITAISAFSSGSFAKELELEKDELTFGFIKLTDMAPLAIAYEQGFFEDEGLFVTLEAQANWKVLLDGVIDGKLDGAHMLAGQPLGATIGYGTKAHIITAFSMDLNGNGITVSNEIWKQMKPNIPMKNGKPVHPISASALKPVVDKYKADGKPFNMGMVFPVSTHNYELRYWLAAGGLQPGFYGPGASGTVGQIGADTLLSVTPPPQMPATLEAGTIYGYCVGEPWNQQAVFKGIGVPVITDYEVWKNNPEKVFGVSNAWAEKYPNTHLAVVKALIRAAQWLDENNNVNREEAVKILAKPNYVGADYKVIANSMTGTFEYEKGDVRDVPDFNVFFRYFANYPYYSDAVWYLTQMRRWGQIGEDKPDSWYQDIAKKVYKPEIYMKAAELLIAEGKVKKKDFPFGSDGYREPQTEFIDNITYDGHKPNDYLAKFPIGLKAGEKVTEKGVVKK
- a CDS encoding exoribonuclease-2; translation: MFDKDTLAQLSQLKSNIQASKEYGIGHVAGTNGRFGFVRLEDGRDAFLSPEKMQHVIPGDKVKVSLTKNSKDQLEATLESLLEQSLDRFLGQYRITKKGHFVVPLGAAPGMKSSPINRWIFIPPKGRNRCKEGDMVVAKLLQHPYQDGKASARILERIGQEEDPHIERLFVSAKYDLVPRYNDKVQKQVAEIGQLFNSASFGSDRTDLSDLPFITIDSESTRDMDDAITLKTLDTEGETRYELKVAIADPASFISQNSPLAQSSHRNAQSLYLLGGVIAMLPEPLANDCFSLVPNETRPVLCCSMTVQKDGAISGFEFSRALIKSRAKLNYNAVGSFLSDDAPSYDETSNDPEIAAQLKQLAAFSELRFAYRTSHNLVTPDQTEYFFELNDKGKICKSHVRERSAAHKIVEEAMLATNHCAGMYLAEFNSGVFTTHSGFREDRLGEVKALLKEEEIPGDDITSLEGFTHLINSLSSDTDKQCLVPALRRMMPTSELATTPAGHLGIGMSHYATITSPIRRFADLFNHWAIQSHLQGNKFRPANDDYINRLSENLGNGRQAERELQQWLICQYAEQELIGYIGKAKIRIVTQQGFGARLLEHGVDGFILFPKNSEKTFDAKRMTLQVGETVYRLEDEVEVKVESVDMDKRRIAFNVIS